One region of Mesomycoplasma ovipneumoniae genomic DNA includes:
- the tsf gene encoding translation elongation factor Ts: protein MLKIDKLAKIKELREITDAPFVDCKTALENSDYEIKAAIKWLHENGKSKALKKADRIAAEGLVLATKCEKHALIFELNSETDFVAKNQNFVKLQGEIAKLLLENDFDNLETALTIKNPDSRTIAEMLIESTATMGEKITLRRVLKTKILEGQKVGLYTHSNGQIASVVVIDGGNCTVAKDISMHVSALNPEFNFESDVTQERLAEITQKVEDSLALDKNFEKKPEEIKQKIKRGKIEKELSEFVLEFQPLATDSAISVGKYLEQNSAKLVQAVRFEVGEGIEKQAVDFYTEVNSQIKEAK from the coding sequence ATGTTAAAAATAGATAAATTAGCAAAAATTAAAGAATTAAGAGAAATTACGGATGCTCCTTTTGTTGATTGCAAAACAGCTCTTGAAAACTCTGATTATGAAATAAAAGCGGCTATTAAATGACTTCACGAAAATGGTAAGTCAAAAGCACTAAAAAAAGCTGACCGTATTGCTGCAGAAGGTTTAGTTTTAGCAACTAAATGTGAAAAACATGCTTTAATTTTTGAACTTAATTCTGAAACAGATTTTGTTGCTAAAAATCAAAATTTTGTCAAACTTCAAGGTGAAATTGCCAAATTACTTCTAGAAAATGACTTTGATAATTTAGAAACTGCTTTGACTATTAAAAACCCTGATTCCCGTACAATTGCAGAAATGTTAATCGAATCTACAGCAACAATGGGTGAAAAAATAACTTTGCGTCGTGTGCTGAAAACCAAAATTTTAGAAGGACAAAAAGTTGGACTCTATACACATTCTAACGGACAAATCGCTTCTGTTGTTGTTATAGATGGTGGAAATTGCACTGTTGCAAAAGATATTTCTATGCATGTTTCAGCTCTAAATCCAGAATTTAATTTTGAGTCCGATGTGACTCAAGAAAGACTTGCAGAAATCACTCAAAAAGTTGAAGATTCACTTGCCTTAGATAAGAATTTTGAAAAGAAACCTGAAGAAATCAAGCAAAAAATTAAACGTGGTAAGATTGAAAAAGAATTATCAGAATTCGTTCTTGAATTTCAACCTTTAGCAACGGATAGTGCCATTTCTGTTGGTAAGTATTTAGAACAAAATTCTGCTAAATTAGTCCAAGCTGTTCGCTTTGAAGTTGGAGAAGGCATCGAAAAACAAGCTGTGGATTTTTATACAGAAGTTAATTCACAAATAAAAGAAGCTAAATAA
- a CDS encoding F0F1 ATP synthase subunit delta, producing the protein MHPQVKNIYGYSESLLEISISEKKVDQFINDSFYIIDLVSANPSLISIFASHFISKSEKYTLIEKIFESKIDTYMINFLKVICKNNLFSHYNQILIKYIKLANAYLGQSWGQIQSAFPLSPSEIAKFEDLISQKLNKKIVLRPKINPKLISGIKITIDNHVFEHSLSSQLRSLKQKLIKNI; encoded by the coding sequence ATGCACCCACAGGTAAAAAATATTTATGGATATTCTGAGTCACTTTTAGAAATTTCAATATCTGAAAAAAAAGTGGATCAATTTATAAATGATAGTTTTTATATAATTGATTTAGTTAGCGCCAATCCTTCTTTAATTTCGATTTTCGCTTCACATTTTATTTCAAAAAGTGAAAAATATACTTTGATAGAGAAAATTTTTGAATCTAAAATTGACACTTATATGATAAATTTTCTTAAAGTAATATGCAAAAACAATCTTTTTTCGCATTATAATCAAATTTTAATTAAATATATAAAGCTTGCAAATGCTTATTTAGGCCAAAGTTGGGGTCAAATCCAAAGCGCATTTCCATTATCACCATCAGAAATTGCTAAGTTTGAAGACTTAATTTCCCAAAAATTAAACAAAAAAATAGTTTTGCGACCAAAAATAAATCCAAAATTAATTTCTGGAATCAAAATAACCATTGATAACCATGTTTTTGAACATTCACTCTCATCACAGTTGCGCTCACTCAAACAAAAACTCATAAAAAATATATAG
- a CDS encoding F0F1 ATP synthase subunit C produces MESVINFSQQIVQNFQETAVNTTNSGLNASAFAYLGAGLAMIGVIGVGAGQGYAVGKACDAIARNPEAQKKVFRVLIIGTAISETSSIYALLIAFILIFVQG; encoded by the coding sequence ATGGAATCTGTTATAAATTTCTCGCAACAAATTGTTCAAAATTTTCAAGAAACTGCTGTCAATACCACTAATTCAGGACTAAATGCGTCTGCATTTGCATATTTAGGTGCCGGACTTGCAATGATCGGAGTTATTGGCGTTGGTGCCGGTCAAGGTTATGCTGTTGGGAAAGCTTGTGATGCTATTGCAAGAAATCCTGAAGCGCAAAAAAAAGTTTTTCGTGTGTTAATAATTGGAACAGCTATCTCAGAAACATCATCAATTTACGCGCTTTTAATTGCCTTTATCCTAATTTTCGTACAAGGTTAA
- the ffh gene encoding signal recognition particle protein, whose amino-acid sequence MLDFLTNRIQSSLKKIQKSVTINEQDLAEIIREIRLALLEADVNLLVVKNFIAQVKNQVLTNGLTSKLNPQQEFLKILHQNLVSVLGVSAKSINFAKKPTTTIMLVGLQGSGKTTTTAKLAVYARQKNFSKKILLVACDTYRPAAIDQLKQLGKQVSIDVFYIEKTPVEIAKDALIYSKNNNYDLVIFDTAGRLSINSELMTELVEIKKAVKPDQILFVLDALSGQDIINVAETFHKEINLTGSIITKLDSNARAGAALSITHLLKIPILFIGSGEKISALELFHPNRIADRILGMGDVMSLLEQAEENIDKQTVKKLSHRMFSGQFNLDDLLNSLAQIQKIGKFSKIIKMIPGLSGKINASQIDDVEQKMKLYKILISSMTLEERKKPKLLKNPSRRNRIIRGSGRTGAEFNRLISEFESMSKKMSEFSSKNINFDSFFK is encoded by the coding sequence ATGTTAGATTTTTTGACCAATAGAATTCAGTCATCTTTAAAAAAAATTCAAAAATCTGTAACCATTAATGAGCAAGATTTAGCAGAAATTATTCGTGAAATTCGTCTTGCTTTACTTGAGGCTGACGTTAATTTATTAGTTGTTAAAAATTTTATTGCTCAGGTTAAAAATCAAGTTTTAACAAACGGGCTGACTTCCAAACTTAATCCCCAGCAAGAATTTTTGAAAATATTACACCAAAATTTAGTTTCAGTTCTTGGAGTTAGTGCAAAGTCTATTAATTTTGCTAAAAAACCAACAACAACAATAATGCTAGTTGGTCTTCAAGGTTCAGGAAAAACTACAACTACTGCAAAACTTGCAGTTTATGCTCGTCAGAAAAATTTTTCAAAAAAAATTTTACTAGTAGCTTGTGATACTTACCGTCCTGCAGCGATTGATCAATTGAAACAATTAGGTAAACAAGTTTCAATTGATGTTTTTTATATTGAAAAAACTCCTGTTGAAATCGCAAAAGATGCCCTAATTTATAGCAAAAATAACAATTATGACCTTGTTATTTTTGATACAGCCGGTCGTCTTTCAATTAATTCTGAACTGATGACCGAGTTAGTTGAAATTAAAAAAGCTGTAAAACCTGATCAAATTCTTTTTGTTCTTGATGCCCTTTCTGGTCAAGATATAATAAATGTTGCCGAAACTTTTCATAAAGAAATTAATTTAACAGGGTCAATTATTACAAAATTAGACTCAAATGCACGTGCAGGGGCGGCTCTTTCAATTACACATTTGCTTAAAATTCCAATTTTATTTATTGGTTCAGGCGAAAAAATTTCTGCCTTAGAACTATTTCATCCAAACAGAATCGCTGATCGAATTTTAGGAATGGGCGATGTGATGTCACTTTTAGAACAAGCCGAAGAAAATATTGACAAACAAACCGTTAAAAAACTGTCTCACCGTATGTTTTCTGGTCAATTTAATTTAGATGACCTTCTAAATAGTCTTGCTCAAATTCAAAAAATTGGAAAATTTTCGAAAATAATAAAAATGATTCCTGGATTATCGGGCAAAATTAATGCAAGTCAGATTGATGATGTCGAGCAAAAAATGAAACTTTATAAAATTTTAATCTCATCAATGACACTTGAAGAGCGCAAAAAACCAAAACTTTTAAAAAATCCATCTCGCAGGAATCGAATTATTCGCGGTTCAGGTCGAACAGGTGCTGAATTTAACCGTTTAATTAGTGAGTTTGAATCAATGTCCAAAAAAATGTCTGAATTTTCATCAAAAAATATTAATTTTGATTCATTTTTTAAATAA
- the atpG gene encoding ATP synthase F1 subunit gamma, whose translation MPKLNRIRARFTQIQNIKKITGVMEMIANSKIPKIKRQFKSSQEYFENLDYIMQNILANLCKTPEELTTTNSEKNLYIVFGSNLGFCGALNNQILKKITPDLTKNDDIIIFGKKIYNYISLRYPKNIIKYFPGVEETNFSEPIIEVTNLINKAISDKKYKKIFICYNKFINIIQSKPNIINLFDFAKNKTKQEGYGIEFEPNAVEVLKKLIPFYIKSLLEKIFIESKLVETSARRTSMESATENAQDILQKLELEINSSRQSMITQEIIEIISGKM comes from the coding sequence ATGCCTAAATTAAACAGAATTCGCGCAAGATTTACCCAAATTCAAAATATAAAAAAAATTACTGGCGTTATGGAAATGATAGCTAATTCAAAAATTCCCAAAATTAAACGTCAATTTAAGTCATCTCAAGAATATTTTGAGAATTTAGACTATATTATGCAAAATATTTTGGCAAATTTATGCAAAACACCCGAGGAGCTAACAACAACAAACTCTGAAAAAAATCTTTACATTGTTTTTGGTTCAAATTTAGGTTTTTGCGGTGCCCTCAATAATCAAATTTTAAAAAAAATTACTCCTGATTTAACAAAAAATGATGACATTATTATTTTTGGCAAGAAAATTTATAATTACATATCATTAAGGTACCCTAAAAATATTATCAAGTATTTTCCCGGAGTTGAAGAGACGAATTTTTCTGAACCAATTATTGAAGTCACAAACTTAATAAATAAGGCAATTTCTGATAAAAAGTATAAAAAAATTTTCATTTGTTATAATAAATTTATAAATATAATTCAATCAAAGCCAAATATTATTAACTTATTTGATTTTGCAAAAAACAAAACAAAACAAGAGGGTTATGGAATTGAATTTGAACCTAATGCAGTTGAAGTACTCAAAAAACTAATTCCTTTTTATATTAAATCCCTTTTGGAAAAAATATTTATCGAATCTAAATTAGTTGAGACATCTGCTCGTCGAACTTCAATGGAAAGTGCAACAGAAAACGCCCAAGATATTCTTCAAAAATTAGAACTTGAAATAAACTCAAGCCGCCAGTCGATGATTACCCAAGAAATTATCGAAATTATCAGCGGAAAAATGTAG
- a CDS encoding F0F1 ATP synthase subunit A, producing MNFFSDWNQPQLFTLFILVVFVIILSIIIFFHIKKAKVDKAPSAIVLFAESYFLFIDDLVESAGEGYVNKAKPYIFSLFTFFLLGNLLSLAGLEPISTSISVTLSLAVISWLGIFVVGTIYAKWHYLLEFGKNPLKIIGVPAPLISLSFRMYGNIISGSVFFLIIYSGILWLYQKIPLGVFGNFNLPVVLIFPPFLIYFDIIGSLIQSFIFVILTVSYWGMEVNHPPNKQKIEQNALNIVQT from the coding sequence ATGAATTTTTTTTCAGATTGAAATCAACCGCAATTATTTACTCTTTTTATCTTAGTAGTTTTTGTAATAATTTTATCCATTATTATCTTTTTTCACATAAAAAAAGCAAAAGTTGATAAAGCTCCCTCAGCAATAGTTTTATTTGCAGAATCATACTTTTTATTTATTGATGATCTTGTTGAATCTGCTGGTGAAGGTTATGTAAATAAAGCAAAACCTTACATTTTTTCTCTTTTTACATTTTTTTTATTAGGTAATTTATTATCACTCGCAGGTCTTGAGCCAATTTCTACCTCAATTTCGGTAACCCTAAGTTTGGCCGTAATTAGTTGACTAGGGATTTTTGTTGTTGGAACAATTTATGCAAAATGACATTATTTACTTGAATTTGGAAAAAATCCACTCAAAATAATAGGAGTACCGGCTCCACTAATTTCACTTTCTTTCAGAATGTATGGGAACATAATTTCAGGTTCCGTTTTCTTTTTGATTATTTATTCAGGAATTCTTTGACTTTACCAAAAAATCCCGTTAGGTGTTTTTGGTAATTTTAATTTACCGGTTGTATTAATTTTCCCACCGTTTCTTATTTATTTTGATATTATCGGCTCGTTGATACAATCATTTATTTTTGTAATTCTAACTGTTTCATATTGAGGAATGGAAGTAAATCACCCACCAAATAAACAAAAAATTGAACAAAACGCATTGAACATTGTTCAAACTTAA
- the recU gene encoding Holliday junction resolvase RecU, which produces MNHKNRGMFLEKIINNTIEFYYQNDIAIFHKKNLDIGFKAVQKDLTLNDAFVLKKSTVDYYGIYKGIFVAFEAKSTNENVLNLKQIPDHQINYLHKIRKHFGCAFFIIFFKQLEKFYILSVDKIDFSKKSISAHFLEKEGIEITLTYPGIIDFITYIDQMV; this is translated from the coding sequence ATGAATCATAAAAACCGCGGAATGTTTCTTGAAAAAATTATTAATAACACAATTGAATTTTATTATCAAAACGACATTGCGATTTTTCACAAAAAAAATCTAGATATTGGTTTTAAAGCTGTTCAAAAAGATTTGACCTTAAATGATGCTTTTGTGTTAAAAAAGTCAACCGTTGACTATTATGGAATTTATAAAGGAATTTTTGTTGCTTTTGAAGCCAAAAGTACCAATGAAAACGTTTTAAATTTAAAGCAAATTCCAGACCATCAAATCAATTATCTGCATAAAATTAGAAAACATTTTGGTTGCGCATTTTTCATCATTTTTTTCAAACAGCTTGAAAAATTTTACATTTTAAGTGTCGACAAAATAGATTTTTCAAAAAAGTCAATTTCTGCTCATTTTTTAGAAAAAGAAGGGATAGAAATTACACTTACATACCCTGGAATCATTGATTTTATTACTTATATTGATCAAATGGTTTAA
- the atpA gene encoding F0F1 ATP synthase subunit alpha: protein MNKDINLTAIIKNEIKNFESKIQHDDIGKVIVVGDGVALVSGIEKVKFGELVQFENSVFGIALNLEQDLIGVVIMGNENSVFQGSTVRRTKSVISITVGDQLLGRVVNALGLPIDGKGEFDNSIKSEIFTNAPSIMDRKSVDRGLQTGILAIDSLVPIGKGQRELIIGDRQTGKTTIAIDTILNQKGKNVYCVYVAIGQKNSSVAQIVALLEKKGALDYTTVVVSGASELSPLQYLAPYSGTSIAEYWMHKGKDVLIIYDDLSKHAIAYRTLSLLLRRPPGREAFPGDIFYQHSYLLERSSQLSDEKSGGSITALPIIETQAGDISAYIPTNVISITDGQIFVRDNLFNSGQKPAIDIGLSVSRVGSAAQSKLMKWASSSLKLELAQYNELKAFAQFGSDLGPSSQLILDRGNKIYELLKQENQQHFSQIQQVMMLILIKEHLIDRLQLESMQSFKSVFLKYLDTDSKIKSILEKIDHNLVLKDDDLNLILNSVTNLIEKFNSGRSF, encoded by the coding sequence ATGAACAAAGATATAAATTTAACCGCAATAATTAAAAATGAAATTAAAAATTTCGAATCCAAAATTCAACATGATGATATTGGAAAAGTTATTGTTGTTGGAGATGGAGTTGCGCTTGTTTCCGGGATTGAAAAAGTAAAATTTGGTGAACTTGTTCAATTTGAAAATAGTGTTTTTGGAATTGCACTTAATCTTGAACAAGATTTAATTGGTGTTGTTATTATGGGAAATGAAAACTCTGTTTTTCAAGGCTCAACCGTCAGAAGAACAAAGTCTGTCATTTCAATTACAGTTGGTGATCAACTTTTAGGTCGTGTTGTTAATGCCCTTGGTCTTCCAATTGATGGCAAAGGTGAATTTGACAATAGTATAAAATCTGAAATTTTTACAAACGCGCCTTCGATAATGGATAGAAAAAGTGTTGATCGCGGACTTCAGACCGGAATTTTAGCAATTGACTCACTAGTTCCAATTGGAAAAGGACAACGTGAGTTAATAATTGGCGACCGTCAAACTGGAAAAACAACAATCGCTATTGACACAATTTTAAACCAAAAAGGTAAAAATGTTTATTGTGTTTATGTTGCAATTGGTCAAAAAAATTCAAGTGTAGCACAAATTGTCGCTCTTCTTGAAAAAAAAGGCGCGCTTGATTATACAACAGTTGTTGTTTCAGGAGCTAGTGAATTATCACCTTTACAATATTTAGCGCCATATTCTGGAACCTCAATTGCCGAATATTGAATGCATAAAGGTAAAGATGTTTTGATAATTTATGATGATTTATCAAAACATGCTATTGCATACAGAACGCTCTCACTTTTATTAAGAAGGCCGCCGGGAAGAGAAGCTTTTCCTGGAGATATTTTTTACCAGCACTCATACCTTTTGGAACGCTCATCACAGTTATCCGATGAAAAAAGTGGCGGTTCGATTACTGCTTTGCCAATAATTGAAACTCAAGCCGGAGATATTTCAGCTTATATTCCTACAAATGTCATATCTATCACCGACGGCCAAATTTTTGTTCGTGACAATCTTTTTAATTCAGGGCAAAAACCGGCAATCGATATAGGTCTGTCAGTTTCGCGGGTAGGTTCAGCGGCCCAATCTAAATTAATGAAATGAGCTTCTTCATCATTAAAATTAGAACTGGCACAATATAATGAACTTAAGGCTTTTGCACAATTTGGATCTGATTTAGGACCAAGTTCGCAGTTAATTCTTGATCGCGGGAACAAAATTTATGAACTTTTAAAACAAGAAAATCAACAACATTTTTCTCAAATTCAACAAGTAATGATGTTAATTTTGATTAAAGAACATCTAATTGATCGCTTGCAACTTGAATCTATGCAATCGTTTAAATCTGTTTTTCTTAAATATTTAGATACAGATTCTAAAATTAAGTCAATTTTAGAAAAAATTGATCATAATCTTGTTTTAAAAGATGATGATCTAAATTTAATTTTAAATTCAGTAACAAATTTGATTGAAAAATTTAATTCAGGTCGAAGTTTTTAA
- the atpD gene encoding F0F1 ATP synthase subunit beta codes for MKKKINIGHIVQIFGPVIDVQFPNDHMPAILSALEVEVDNQKIVFEVAQHLGEGIVRAIAMSMTYNLSKGLEVKDTGSQISVPVGNQVLSRMFNVLGNPIDSGPSLDSVEKKPIHSPAPTYLEQKAVSEILVTGIKVIDLLIPFVKGGKIGLFGGAGVGKTVLVQELINNIATKHGGLSVFAGVGERSREGNDLYFEMKASGVLDKTALVFGQMNEPPGARMRVALSALTMAEHFRDQDNQDVLLFIDNIFRFTQAGSEVSTLLGRIPSTVGYQPTLSTEMGQLQERITSTIRGSITSVQAVYVPADDITDPAPATTFSHLDAKTVLDRGIAALGIYPAVDPLASSSRALDPSVVGKQHYEVAKKVVQILQRFKELQDIIAILGVDELSESDKQVVARARRIRNFLSQPFFVAQKFSGIEGQFIKIEDTVNNFSELLSGKFDNVPEEAFLYVGTINQALEKAKKMGWSENN; via the coding sequence ATGAAAAAAAAGATTAATATAGGTCATATAGTTCAAATTTTTGGCCCAGTTATTGATGTTCAATTCCCAAACGATCATATGCCTGCAATTCTTTCAGCCCTTGAAGTTGAAGTTGACAATCAAAAAATCGTTTTTGAAGTTGCCCAACATTTAGGTGAAGGAATTGTCCGCGCAATTGCAATGTCAATGACTTATAATTTATCAAAAGGTTTAGAAGTAAAAGACACAGGTTCGCAAATTTCAGTCCCGGTTGGAAATCAAGTCTTATCACGAATGTTCAATGTTTTAGGAAATCCAATTGATAGTGGCCCGTCTCTTGATTCAGTCGAAAAAAAACCCATTCACTCACCTGCCCCAACATATTTAGAACAAAAAGCTGTAAGTGAAATTTTAGTTACAGGAATTAAAGTCATCGATTTATTAATTCCGTTTGTAAAAGGTGGAAAAATCGGTCTTTTTGGAGGAGCGGGAGTTGGGAAAACCGTTTTAGTTCAAGAACTTATTAATAATATAGCAACTAAACACGGTGGACTTTCAGTTTTTGCTGGAGTAGGTGAGCGTTCACGTGAAGGAAATGACCTTTATTTTGAAATGAAAGCCAGTGGTGTTTTAGACAAAACTGCTTTAGTTTTTGGTCAAATGAACGAACCTCCTGGTGCGCGAATGAGAGTTGCTCTTTCTGCTTTGACAATGGCCGAACATTTTCGTGATCAAGACAATCAGGACGTTCTACTTTTTATTGATAACATTTTTAGATTTACTCAAGCTGGTTCAGAAGTTTCAACACTTTTAGGTAGAATTCCATCAACTGTTGGCTATCAACCGACACTTTCAACTGAAATGGGTCAGCTTCAAGAGCGAATTACATCAACAATTAGAGGATCAATAACTTCAGTTCAGGCCGTTTATGTTCCTGCTGATGATATCACAGATCCTGCCCCTGCAACTACATTTTCGCACCTTGATGCCAAAACAGTTTTAGACCGTGGGATTGCTGCTTTGGGTATTTATCCAGCGGTTGATCCTTTAGCGTCATCCTCAAGAGCTTTAGATCCTAGTGTTGTTGGAAAACAGCATTATGAAGTAGCTAAAAAAGTAGTCCAAATTTTACAAAGATTCAAGGAATTACAAGATATTATCGCAATTTTGGGTGTTGACGAGCTTAGTGAGTCAGATAAACAAGTTGTTGCAAGAGCCCGCCGAATTAGGAATTTTTTATCCCAACCGTTTTTTGTAGCTCAAAAATTTTCAGGAATTGAAGGCCAGTTTATTAAAATCGAAGACACAGTTAATAATTTTAGCGAACTTTTATCTGGCAAATTTGATAATGTCCCTGAAGAAGCATTTTTATACGTTGGGACAATTAATCAAGCATTAGAAAAGGCAAAAAAGATGGGATGAAGTGAAAACAATTAA
- the rpsB gene encoding 30S ribosomal protein S2, whose translation MLNIGEISTENSAEIPIVSKQKLLEAGVYFGHKSSQWHPKMAQFLLKRKRNETHIIDVLKTQKMLEIAYKLVEKFAQKGAKFIFVGTKKQAKKAIEEQAIRTNSIYVSGRWLGGTLTNSRTILSRLKAMEELEKQTAENFEGYTKKEILSKQKQLAKLQKNLNGIKGLKDVPLFSLIMLVADPLKDIIAVKEARKKGIKIIGITDSNVDPSLVDFGIPANDDSTKSITLIFTILADAISSAKGGKKLFAYQPDEQIILPEDPDKEQKQLRFRRNSFDKFEKFDKSKNKPGDKKAQNPSQSSESKIA comes from the coding sequence ATGTTGAACATTGGCGAAATTTCTACTGAAAACTCAGCGGAAATTCCTATCGTTTCAAAGCAAAAACTATTAGAAGCGGGTGTTTATTTTGGTCATAAATCATCGCAATGACACCCTAAAATGGCACAATTTTTACTAAAAAGAAAGCGTAATGAAACTCACATTATTGACGTTTTAAAGACTCAAAAAATGTTAGAAATTGCTTATAAATTAGTTGAAAAATTTGCCCAAAAAGGTGCTAAATTTATTTTTGTAGGTACAAAAAAACAAGCAAAAAAAGCCATTGAAGAACAAGCAATCCGTACAAATTCAATATACGTTTCTGGTCGTTGATTAGGCGGAACTTTGACAAACAGTCGTACAATTTTGTCGCGTCTCAAAGCAATGGAAGAACTTGAAAAACAAACAGCAGAAAATTTTGAAGGTTATACAAAAAAAGAAATACTTTCAAAACAAAAACAATTAGCTAAATTACAAAAAAATCTTAACGGAATTAAAGGGTTAAAAGACGTTCCACTTTTTTCATTAATAATGTTAGTTGCCGATCCTTTAAAAGATATAATCGCAGTTAAGGAAGCCCGTAAAAAAGGAATTAAAATTATCGGAATAACAGATTCAAATGTCGATCCATCTTTGGTTGATTTTGGAATTCCGGCTAATGATGACTCAACTAAGTCAATCACATTAATTTTTACTATTTTAGCTGATGCAATTTCATCAGCAAAAGGTGGTAAAAAACTTTTTGCATATCAGCCTGATGAGCAAATTATTTTGCCAGAAGATCCTGATAAAGAGCAAAAACAACTAAGATTTCGCCGTAATTCATTTGATAAATTCGAAAAGTTTGATAAATCTAAAAACAAACCAGGCGATAAAAAAGCACAAAACCCTAGCCAGTCTAGTGAATCTAAAATTGCATAA
- a CDS encoding ATP synthase F0 subunit B translates to MESINQSLSELFKGIIPNVYVVAATLTSFLILFLVLTYFVYRPLKKYIKERKAFLQNHIDSTVQSNNEAKELAKQSQNHLEETKQYCIDLKHQSQLEANKLIEDSKKVATEEARRLISEGQKVLTEYEKEIVKKYQENIINVATDISKKFLVNQEQNNKDLHEKLVLDLENLLKSEKNIRE, encoded by the coding sequence ATGGAAAGTATTAATCAATCATTAAGTGAATTGTTTAAAGGGATAATCCCTAATGTTTATGTAGTTGCTGCAACACTTACTAGTTTCTTAATTTTATTTTTGGTTTTGACTTATTTTGTCTATCGTCCACTTAAAAAATATATCAAAGAACGTAAGGCTTTTCTCCAAAATCACATCGACTCAACAGTTCAGTCAAATAATGAAGCTAAAGAATTAGCAAAACAATCGCAAAATCATTTAGAAGAAACAAAGCAATACTGCATTGATTTAAAACATCAATCTCAACTTGAGGCAAATAAGCTTATCGAAGACTCTAAAAAAGTAGCCACCGAAGAAGCTCGTCGCCTTATTTCTGAAGGTCAAAAAGTTTTAACTGAATACGAAAAAGAAATTGTAAAAAAATATCAGGAAAATATTATTAATGTTGCTACTGATATAAGCAAGAAATTTTTGGTAAATCAAGAGCAAAACAATAAAGACTTACACGAAAAATTGGTTTTAGATCTAGAAAATTTGCTAAAATCTGAGAAAAATATTAGAGAATAA